A genome region from Microplitis demolitor isolate Queensland-Clemson2020A chromosome 1, iyMicDemo2.1a, whole genome shotgun sequence includes the following:
- the LOC103573401 gene encoding protein penguin, which yields MKRKEVFDASAFVPKEKVKKLKPAGADDSDKNSSKPKPKSEVNKSSKFSKPSKSPSKYEKNVPEESTEKPDWKVIKKERKELRAKRKCKKLSNIYEVSVQGKLISETMRRKNCPQEERAQLCQKLFKLFEGNFNKLVFSHDISRVIQMLIRFCDPQMLDSIATELKPSFLNMLQSKYARNCIKKFFKYGTDKIRNEIFAACQGHVVQLLSHSVASPIMDYILYKKNKQDKHKRCWATEQIRNTFRQEFYGNMYKNSKDANIKSLADVFAKATDMKSATLSAVKINLTKVLNKNPNSLLIQSILAEYLSLCEPEDRSEFISMLKNSIVGLTATKDGTKVAMVCMWHGTAKERKSMLKAIKDHVKDIATSEHGYLFLLSMLDSVDDTVLVKKIFIPEFLTNLQEIVASEHGKKVVLYLVARRDTHHFHPTLINLLSEGDNNLTSKKPAEIRAKELLEAVIDPLLESIAGDVTSWLADGPAMLVTQAVLKAGHGEKLIDAFNAIAAFLINEESVLQHEGTDIKAIEHPGLHQVLKKLIVADKLLIEKSETTFGDLLIQKLDDKIIKQWIDLNRACFLIVFLLENERESAVNELKIKLKSLVPSLKNTKHQGADVLLKKMKNK from the coding sequence atgaaaCGCAAAGAAGTATTTGACGCCTCGGCATTTGTACCtaaagaaaaagttaaaaaactaaaaccaGCTGGAGCTGACGactctgataaaaattcatcaaaaccTAAACCAAAATCAGAAGTTAACAAGTCATCAAAATTCAGCAAACCATCAAAATCTCCatcaaaatatgaaaagaaCGTTCCCGAAGAGTCCACTGAAAAACCCGATtggaaagtaataaaaaaagaacgCAAAGAATTGCGTGCAAAACGTAAGtgcaaaaaattaagtaatatttatgaaGTGTCAGTGCAGGGAAAATTAATAAGCGAGACAATGCGTCGCAAAAATTGCCCTCAAGAAGAGCGCGCTCAGTTGTGTCAGAAActcttcaaattatttgaaggCAACTTCAACAAATTGGTCTTCTCCCACGATATTTCTCGCGTGATTCAAATGCTGATTAGATTCTGCGACCCCCAGATGCTGGACTCCATTGCCACTGAATTGAAACCCTCGTTCCTCAACATGTTGCAGTCAAAGTACGCAAGGAATTgtattaagaaatttttcaaatacggAACCGATAAAATACGCAACGAAATATTCGCTGCCTGTCAGGGCCACGTTGTCCAGCTGCTGAGTCACTCCGTGGCATCGCCAATCATGGACTACattctgtataaaaaaaataaacaggaCAAGCACAAGAGGTGCTGGGCTACTGAGCAAATCAGAAACACATTCAGACAAGAATTTTACGGCAACAtgtacaaaaattcaaaagacgCCAATATTAAGTCTTTAGCGGACGTCTTCGCCAAGGCGACCGATATGAAATCAGCGACACTGTCAGctgttaaaataaatctcaCTAAAGTATTGAACAAGAATCCCAACTCATTGCTGATACAATCAATACTCGCTGAGTATCTGTCACTATGTGAGCCAGAAGATCGCAGCGAGTTCATATCGAtgcttaaaaattcaattgtcgGGTTGACGGCGACTAAGGACGGAACCAAAGTCGCTATGGTCTGCATGTGGCATGGAACTGCCAAGGAACGTAAGTCAATGTTGAAGGCAATCAAAGATCATGTAAAAGACATTGCTACTTCAGAGCACGGTTACTTGTTCTTACTTTCAATGCTAGATTCTGTTGATGACACAGTAttagtcaagaaaatatttattcctgAATTTTTAACCAACTTGCAAGAAATAGTAGCGAGTGAACATGGAAAGAAGGTCGTGCTGTACTTGGTAGCACGCAGAGACACCCATCACTTCCACCCGACTTTGATAAATCTGCTGAGCGAGGGCGATAATAATTTGACAAGCAAAAAACCAGCCGAGATAAGAGCTAAAGAATTACTTGAAGCTGTAATTGATCCTCTGCTGGAGTCAATCGCTGGTGATGTTACCAGCTGGTTGGCTGATGGTCCAGCCATGTTGGTAACTCAGGCTGTCTTGAAAGCTGGacacggagaaaaattaaTCGACGCTTTCAATGCAATTGCCGCGTTTTTAATAAACGAGGAATCGGTTCTTCAGCATGAGGGCACTGATATCAAAGCTATTGAACACCCGGGCTTGCACCAGGTGctaaaaaaacttattgttGCTGACAAACTGTTGATTGAAAAGTCTGAAACAACTTTTGGTGATTTACTGATACAGAAACTCgatgacaaaataataaagCAGTGGATTGATTTAAATCGTGCCTGTTTCCTGATTGTTTTTCTCCTGGAAAATGAGCGCGAGTCAGCTGTCAATGAGctcaagataaaattaaaatctcttgtaccttcattaaaaaatacaaaacaccAAGGCGCTGAtgttttgcttaaaaaaatgaaaaataaataa